The genomic interval GCTTAGAGAATATACCTATCAAGACCAGGCAGAAATAAAAGATAGAGACTAGGACCCAGGCTTGTAAAGGTatgtagatgcctaaagatgtagataggcacctaagtgcttttgaaaatccatttCAATCTGCCCATACATTACACATTGTGAAGGCCCTTATCTCAATAAGAATACTTTGAATTGGGTCACATTTCTGTCAAGAACCCAAGCTCCAGCTAATGAGAAAAGACCATTTTGAATGATGCTCAGCAGACCTTGCAGTCACAAAATCAGCATTTAGCAATTATTATATTAGCTGCAACCTCAGTGGCCCAAGAAGTTCATGCAAGTCTTTCCCAATGAATGCGCCTAGGACTATCCAGCCCCTCTGTCAACTAGACCCTTTTGCGACTTCCAAAGAATGCTTATaaacattactcctgggggaattctgcaccactgtgcaatgcagaatttatgttctgcacagaatttcctttttccCTCATAGAAATggttctgcagagctgctggccaccacttTTAGGGGCCACtagacccagcagagcccagctccccagcttgcaaatagaagacactgccagggggaggaggagctggagggttcctggcagctgcagtcccCGACACACCCTGAAAGAAGGACATGGAACGCACTACAGGGAACTCCGTACAAGcccaggacccagcatcagggTGTTTCtttctctggatccctgggctctgggggtgtgAGTGTATAGGATGTGGGGCACCTCTCAGCTGGGCTCTGAGGGCAAGGGGTGCATatgtctgtgctgggggtgccctgcagctgggctctggggggttggggtgcaggtgtctgggctcgGAACAGTgggtgtagatgtctgggctgggggacgacccatggctgggctctggggggcaggggatgtaGATGTCTGGGCTGTGGAGGCACCCTGTGGCtgggctttggggggagggaggaggggtgtgcAGGTGTTTGGGTCCCTGGCTGGAGGCGCAGAGaagcaggaactgggttgtcgtagggttttctttaactctctagtcctgggggaatttttgttgttgtctgtattgttatagacatagttgctgacaatattcaaaataattgaaactggtgtgattctatattattattttgacaaataaattaTGCAGCattttgtgcacagaatttttaattttttgcacagaattccccccaggagtaaaacctgtaaatattgtaaatgtaAATCTTTTATAATTCTGTAGCTGTACAAAATATACACATTACATGTAAAACGAGGCGTCTGGTGGCACCTAGAAgtgggggtttttacccacgaaagcttatgctcaaataaatctgtctttaaggtgccaccagaggcctcgttgtttttgtggatacagactaacacggctacccctctgatacttgacacactACATGTGTGTATAGAGAGTGaagttttcattattattataatttgtattgtggtagtgttcAGAGACCTCATTCAGGATCAGTATCCCAATGTGCTATGTGCTGTtcaaacacataggaagacatggtccctgctccaaggagtttacaatctgagtATTCCCTTATGCCTCCCCTACCATCCTCATcctttccatcccctcccccattccttctCCGCTGCTTTCCACCTCCCTCTCTCTAACTCTTCTCACTTCCCTTCTCTAAACTAACTGACAGGCCTCTGAAAAAAGACACCACAAACACAGCTGCTTGGTGGTAGTGGGGCTTCAAAGTTCCAGTGGCTCCTGCTGTTAGATTTTTGAAGCTACGCTACTGCCAAGAAGCAGAGTGAGGTAGGTGCATTGGCTTCTTTTTTGAAGTCCTGTTACTGCAGTTTAATTCAAACAGGAGGGGTAGGCAAAAATAGGTAAGGGGAGGAGGATTgaagggaatttaaaaattcacCACACCCACATGTGCCCAATGTATTTGCTTTACCTACAGATTATATATTTACAATTACAAACTTGTGAATACTACACAATTTGTAATCTTTTTATAGTATCCATAATGTTGCAACAACTACATACATGATGTAGTCTAGCTGTAGCAAACATACTACACTCAAACTATGCTCAAGATTCAGGTCTATTCTAGCTGCTTTAAGAAGCTTTAATGTGGCAAAGCTATAAAAGCTGGCTTTACTGGCACCTGAAGACTCCCCTTTTGTAAGGGAAATCCCTGGGTGGCAGAGGCAGCATAACAACTCTAAATCACCACCACTACTGAGCCTAGTGTAGGCCACATCTTTGAGGGAAGGGGACATGACCCACATCCCTGTGCCtcagtggttctcagctcccagaacAACCTCCTTTGCACCTACCTCTCAGTGAtttgcgcattggcctgttaaacccagggttgtgagttcaatccttgagggggccacttagggatctggggcaaaaatcagtacttagtcctgctagtgaaggcagggggctggactcaatgacctttcgaggtcccttccagttctatgagataggtatatctccatatattactttgcatttatcaacattgaatttcattgatTATGCCAAGACCAGTCataaaatcataaaatatcaaggttggaagagacctccggaggtcatctagtccacccccctgctcgaagcaggaccaaccccaactaaatcattccagccaatCCTATAGATCTGGCCCAATAAATTATATGTAAATGTTTAAAAAGTTCTCTCAACCATTTTATGGGCACAGCAAAAACTGTGTAAAGACACCGTGATTAGCCTCATTCTACAGCACACCAACGGTGTGTGTAAATTAGGAcggtcaaacaattaaaaaaaataatcacgagattaaaaaaatagtcgcgattaatcacagttttaatcgcactgttaaacgatagaataccaatttaaatttatcataaatatttgtggatgtttttctacatttttaaatacattaatttCAATTATAACTGAATAATACaaagctcactttatattattattttttattacaaatatttgcactgtaaaaaagattaaTAAAAGATAGTGCAATctacaagtcaaagcatgaaAGGGCCTATGAAtagttagcatatctggcacataaataccttgcaacactggctacaataatgccatgcgaatgcctgttctcactttcaggtgacattgttaaTAACAAGTgagcagcattatttcctgtaaatgtaaacaaacttgtttgtctagtggttggctgaacaagtaggactgagtggacttgtaggctctaaagttttacattgttttgtttttgagtgcagttatgtgaaaaaaaaaatctacatttgtaagttgcactttcacgataaagagattgcacctgaaattgagaacagCATGCTCTTTTCAGCATAGACTCGcaagactggaagggatctcaagaggtcatctagtccagtcccctgcactcatggcatgactgagacttttaaaaaaaatattaccataACCAAAATTCACTGTCTAACCAAACAACAATATTTCTTACCAAACAGCTGACTTAGTCCTGTGGGCTCCAGAAATGTGATTAACCAATCCATTATTGTCAGCAGTGGCTGAATTACTATTACACTTACCACTTCGTCCCCATAATCGCCATTGAAACGTAGTGAACTATTCAGGTACTGGCTCTCCAACCGGCTCCTCAACTCCTGCACTTGCTTCTTCAATATCTCCACTTCCTGCTGATGCCCAGTTTCAATCTGACGCAGGCGCTGCTGGATAACATCAGTGTAGATTGGCATCCCATCATCATCCAAGTGGCTCCTGGTGGGTTGGTCTGGGCTGCTAACTGTCTGTTGCCTCCCAGAATGGCCAGGCACCCACTTATGGTGCAAGTTCCTCAAGTGAAACTGGGCAGAACTACAACTAGCTGTAGAGACCTGCCAGTTCAGAGAGGCTTTGATCCTATCATCCTCTCCATTCACACAGTGTCCATTTGCTGCAGGGTATTTCTGGGTAATACTAAATCCTGCAGGTTTCTCTGTCACCTTGTTCTCAGTCTCCAGCTCCCCATTACACACAATCTCATCTTTACATTCAGTTAAAGGCAAGGCACAAGGGGAAGGCATTGAGCTGTGTGTGTTGCTGCTGTTAGAAGTCCTGTTTACTTTTGTTCCCAGTCTGTGTAGCTCTATCATGTTTTCCCCCTCCggtctgttttcagttgtttgagAAAGTTCTTCAGCACTATTATCCATCAGACGAGGTCCGTGGTGAGGGCCTTTCTGAATCAGCTCTTGCTTTGCTCCATTCTCTGTTAAGGTTTCGGTAGAACTTTCCATGTTGGATGTTTTTGCCTCATGTTGGATTGTGATGGGCAATGGAGGGCTCTCTGCTTCTATATTAAGTCTACTAACACCTTCCTCCACATTCTTCTGAATGTCACTATTTACAGTACTCTGCAAGGGGACAGTTTGTAGTCCTTTCACCTGAAGTAACTTCTGGATACTGTTACTGAGATCCATAGGCTCCTCCTGTTGTCTTTTAAGCTCAGAAGAACCTTGTGAAACTGGATGTGGATTGGACACTGGATTGTTTATTAAACTATCTGTATCCATCTCAGTCTTTTCATAGAGGCCATCAACATAGCCATCAAGATTTTCAGTTCTGTTCTCCTTACCCAGGATaacctcctcctcatcctctttGCCTGTTGTCTCCAGGGTACCCCTCAAGAGCTCCTCCAGACCAACATCCTCTTTGGTGGCCTCCTGCAAAATGTTCTCCATCTGTCCCTCTGCCACGCCAGCTGCAACTGAAAGCTCTGCTCCAACAAGAGCCCTGCCTTGTTTGCTCAGGCTGTCCCCATCAAATGGATCATCCCCTGGGTTACCAAGGCTGCTCAGCTCCAGAGACCTACGGTGCTCTTGCCACTTTTCATTTAGGCTGGGATCACTACTACGTCGGTTAGTTGTAGGCACGTTGCTGTCGCAGGCTGTTGTCAGATTGTCAAACGATCTTGTCTTTGGTAGCCTACAGAGGTACAAAATCAGAATcaaaagttactttttaaaatatttaattacacaGGTTATTATTAATGAGCTTCCCCATTTTGAATTCACAACCAGTCACTCACTACCGTGGAGTTCTGCAATGCACTACGGTTTTATCTAACAGTACAGTCTGATCATTTATGGTTCAAAGATGCTCCAGCACCGTCCCATCTGGCCTTCTCTCTCCATCAAGAAAATCTCTTCAACTAATCTTCAGACGTTCCCAGAATCATCCCTCCACACCAAAGCTCCACTTCCTAACTAGCATGCACCCAGAATCATCTGACTGGAAAAGGCTTCTCTAAAGAGAACGGAAGCAGTAGTTACATGAATGTAATACAAGGAAAAAAGCTGTGTGCACAACGAATGCAAGGCAGCCCTGAAGGTGCTATAACCCATATTTTCTGGCCTCCACAATACAGAGGCAGTACACCAAAGCAGAATAAATTCTGCAACTGGGGACAGTACCTGGGATGTTATTTGGGGATACTCCGTATACTGAACTGTGTTTTATCTGTTAATTTATTTCTAACCTATTTTCTACTCTAATGTGTTTGTTACACAACAATCCAAGAAGCCGAATACTTTCAAAATTGAAATGACCACGCAGGGGTTTTGTTAGTCATTTAAACAGTCCCacacctccctcccacaccaaGTGCTCCTCTCCCTAAATCCCACAACATTCTCTGTTGATCTTACTTTACAGGATGGGATTTCTGGGCTCTAGGCTCACCTGCCCAGAGACTGATcttcagggctggagcctggaacTGGGTAAGGGGCACAGGTGTCATcagcaggggtggagggggaagaacaTGGTAGGTAAACAGCACTCCAGAGCATTAAATTACGCACATGACACACTGGATACAGGacctagaaagagaaaatgtggcATGTTCATGTTTAGGAACATTAACCTGTCTCTCTCCAGGAATTTTGCTACTCTAATTTTACAGCTCAGGTTCGCAGTCCAGAGGTTCTACTGGATTTGGGGTCTAAGTAGCAACAATGGCATTTTTAATAATTTACTCGTAGCTATCAAGTTGTTATCCTTTCCTTCAGATATGGGGATTTTGGGAAGGGAAGGGTTTAAAGAACTTAGAAAAATCTTTACTTCCACAAACACGGTGACATTTTAACAGTTCTCTACAGGTTCTTATAGCATGCCCATCACCACAATATCTGAATGCCTAACATATTATTCTATCAAATATACATAAAGATGACTGTGCCTCTCTCCCCCAAGTCCCTCGTGAGAGTTTTTTACTATGGGAGTGAATGTGATGAAATTAGATATGTTTAAAGACTTCCATAACATTTTTTGTTATGCCAGTTTTTTGATAAAATTATCTGGGAATTTAAGATATCTTATGACACAACTCTTATCCCCCCAGGGTAACTTGAGAGAGATCTCTTGTTGGTAACCATATCTTGTCAAgcacacaaaatattttattacaagGAATACAGCATATATCTGACATAGAGATACTCTCTATGGCTGCATTTGGTATGTCCCAGGGGTCTCCTGAAGACAATGTAATGTAAATGCTTCAGAAAGATGGCTCTGGTGGTGTGGGAATGCATGGCATAGCAGAGGTTAGCTAAGGCTATTCAAACATAAAACCTTGCTATGGCACTCAAATGGTAACTATCCACTGGGTAAGTTGAGGCATATCCATAAGAATATACagaaaaacggccatactgggtcagaccaaaggtccatctagcccagtatcctgtcttctgacagtggccaatgccaggtgcaccacagggaatgaatagaacaggtaatcatcaagtgacctatcccgttgcccattcccagcttctagcaaacagaggctagggacaccatccctgtccatcctggctaatagccattgatggacctatcctccatgaacttacctagttcttttttgaaccctgttataatcttggctttcacaagatcctctggcaaggagtttcacagttATCTTTAGGCAGTACATTCATGCAACAGGCAAAGTCAAATCATCACCCACAAGAATAACTGGGATGCTTCCTTGAGGTGGATATTTTTGGGACAGTCActttcccccactcccacacTTGTAATGCAGAATCCCTAAAGGGACTCTCCCACAGGTGGTGGGGAATGAATGATACATACAGTTTCTGATTGGGAGGAGTAAAGCAGGTTTTTGAAGGCTTTGTTTGCTGCCCGCAGCAGAGACCAGACAGAACATGTCCTTTCCTGAGtatgtttttctcctctctccttcGCATTGTTGCACAGGAATGTACCAAAGAGGCAAGAGTAGGTGTGCTGCACCAATTTGACCTGTACAGACCAATACAGATAGAGTCATATGGCAGCATATATGGTGTATGTGAAAGATATAACTTTCATGCTTAAGAGGCAATTAATCTACCATTCATGTGATGCTGTATATGTAACGCTTTTGTGGAGGATGCCATATACATCTATTTAGCATTTTTTGCATGCCTTCTTAGAAAGCGAATGACAAGAACATACCAGCACAATGGGCTCCTCTCCATTATGCACCATCATATTTGAATTATATAAAGTGATAGGAGGAAATAGAACATAAAGGTTGCATGTTTATTTACATGCTGTGTCTAAAACTTACATACTGAAACCAGGGCCCTGGAGGATATGGTAGAGAAGGGAATTTTTGACACAGTTGTCACATAACATCAATAAAGTAAAAAAGCACAGAGCTGGCAATAATAGGTtatcaaagaatcatagactatcagggttggaagggacctcaggagatcatctagtccaacccctgctcaaagcaggaccaaccccaactaaatcatcccagccaggcctttgtcaagcctgaccttaaaaacatccaaggaaggagattccaccacctccctaggtaaccgagtgcttcaccaccctcctagtgacactttttttcctaatatccaacctgaacctcccccaccgcaacttgagaccattgctccttgttctgtcatctgttaccactgagaacagtctagatccatcctctttggaatcccctttcaggtagttgaaagcagctatcaaatcccacctcattcttctcttctgcagactaaacaatcccagttccctcagcctttcctcataagtcatgtgctccagccccctctttccaatttttccacatccttcttgtagtgtggggcccaaaactggacacagtactccagatgaggcctcaccaatgctgaatagaggggaacgatcacgtccctcaatttgctggcaatgtcactacttatacagcccaaaatactgttggccttcttggccacaagggcacactgttgactcatatccagcttctcgtccactgtgacccctaggtccttttctgcagaactgctgcctagccacttggtcccttgTCTATAGCAGTGGATGGGATTCTtgcatcctaagtgcaggactctgcatttgtccttgttgaacctcatcagatttattttggcccaatcctctaatttgtctaggtccctctgtatcctatccctaccctccagcatatccaccactcctcccagtttagtgtcacctgcaaacttgctgagagtgcagtccacaccatcttctgTCTTGTGGCACAAATGGAGACACAGGAAGCTCATCCAATCTAGATTGTAGCTCACTCCACACTATagcctcaatccagcaaagcccttaagaatgtacttatctttaagcatgtcatagtccaattgacttcaatagaactactTGTGttaaaagttaaacacatgcttaactgctttgctggattagggcctTCAGCTCTAAAAAGACCAGAAGATGGAATTACTCAGGGGATTGGTGAAACATTATAGAAACTTTCTCCTCTAGGTTGCCAGTTCAAATCCATCCATGTAGTTAGTGACTAACAATAAGGATGTGACTGGCGTGGTGCCCTTGAGATGGGACTTCAGTAGCCTTAGCCAAACTTCTCAGAGGACAGTTGTCAATATCAGAAAAGCCACACTTTCTAGGCAGAGAAAGAGAATGGAAACTCCTTCTTGCTCTTAGAGACATCCTCTCCAAGTCAGGATGAAATAGCGTAGCGGAGAAGTGCTGGGGAAGTTTGCATTGCCATTACCTGGGCTGTCCCTATTCTGTGGACATTTGAATGCAGGACATGATTTCtttatttaaagttttaaaggaaggccccatccctgctttCAGAGAGAACTGATCACAGATTCCATGAAGACAAGTGGTTTTGTCTGCCAGACAAGGCTCAACAGTTGTCACATCTGTTTATCAGGCTGCACTGTGACATAAGGTAGATGGGAAAATCGGAAACCCCTCAGGGCTATTCAGTGTGTTAGCTCTGTCTACTGGTTTAGAAGTATTTAATAAAACAGTAATCTCTCAAGCCACAACTCACAAGGAATGCTTCGTTAAACTCGAAAGAGCAAGGGAACTGCCTCTGGAGCTGATGGACGCAGTCCAACCACTGTAAAAATACTGGGCAGCGCTCATTTAGGTCATCCGAATTCTCACCATGGCCACAGCGATCTGCAAACTTGTGGCCAAAATCCAGCCATTCCATCTCCACTAGCACCTGGAAACCCTGAGGGAAAGAAAGTGTAGTTGAAGGTCTCCAGATTTTTTGTCAGTCCAAATGCAACAATTCTCCAGGACACAGTCTGAGACGTCTCATGGGAAGTATTCATGCTTAATATACCTGATTTCTTTTCAGAATTAATCATGTTTTCTTTCAACCTGCTTTTCTTCTATTTAATTCCCTTCACAATTAACCCACCATATCACTCAATAGCATCCATCAGATGCAGCAAGACTGGTGATAACATTAGTAcattttcagatgaggaaaccTGAGTTCAATCATTCATAGCCTTCCCTATTAATCTGCAAAGAAACCCAAACTCAGCCGTCCTCCCATGCATCAATGGATGGTTTACAAACCTCTATGGTCCTGTAATATGGATCTAGCAGCAGTTTGGACAGTGCCACTATCTGTGGGGTTCGGTCCCAGCCATCCGAGCAGTGCACCAAGACTGGTCGCTGGTCTCTGTCTACTGCATGCACTACCAATAGTGCAGATTTCAGAAGCACAGACAAGTGCTGCAGCCATTTGGTACTTTCCAGTGCTGATAACCAACTAAAGAAAAACCAAGGGAGGATAGTTTATGCTCtctttaatgacaggtttcagagtagcagccatgttagtctgtatccgcaaaaagaacaggagtacttgtggcaccttagagactaacaaatttattagagcataagctttcgtgggctacagcccacttcttcggatgcatcccacgaaagcttatgctttaaaaaaattgttagtctctaaggtgccacaagtactcctgttctttttgttctctttaaTGTTTCCCAGCTTagatctttgaattaaaaaaaattagagtgattataattaaaatcctattataGTACTAAATAATGAGTGCTTTCCTTGAATCTATTTTTCACTTAAATTATCTTGTTAATGCTCTCACAAGTTTGCAGGAAATACAGACAGTGAATACAGACAGTGAATGTGAAAGGTTCATGGCAGCAAATGAAGAACCAGGAGAAACTGTTAGAGGAAAGAGCGTTGAAATGCTGCAGTGTTCTGGGGAAGATTCACAGTCAGAAGACCCCTCAATTATTGTCACTGGAGGTCAGTTATACCATGGAAATGATGGGCTGGGTCTCCAGGGTGAGGATATTAGGCATGTGGTAAGTTCATGGAGCAACACTAGTGCCTTTCAAAGGAAAGTCAGGCTGCTACACACTTCTGGGGTTAGATAGCATGTTACAATAGCAGTTTTAGTAAATCAGGAGAAAGCTGAAATATTGCAGGATGCACAGATGAGACTAACCAAGCCCACCTGACAGTAATACACTCTAATATTAAAACAAAGGATCCAATTTTGATCCCAGTCTCATTTGCTATCTCCATTTTAGAATTAATGAGTCAGTAACTTCCTTTTGCTCAAGCTatatgaagtgaaaaatataaCTGTAGcatgtttacaaagagaaggctGTGGAAGAACAAACACCTGCTTAATTCAGTCTAGAAAATATCAGGGGAAGAATGAGAGTTAGACACAAATATATAATTTAAGACTCAAATGCCCACTTACTTTCCTGGGTCTGGCATCTGTGTGCAGAGCAAGCGCAGCGACTGAAAGCTCTTCCGGATAGAATGGATGtttgccatccccatgaacaCCACTTCACAATTTGGATAATACTCTGTAGAAAATTATAAAAACCAAGAGGAGGAATTAAAAACAACATGAATATTAAGTTAAAAAAGCAGCTTTTCTATAAAAACAAACTGCTGCAGTTGTGGACTGATGAAATAGTGGTGTTTAACACAATCCCTGTAGACAAAAATTTGTGCTTGGACTTCAGCTGGTATTCCAGACATTACAACAAATGGTGGAAAAACTGAAAGTACTGGTAACTATTGTGACAATATAAAGAAAATACATGTGCTTGTTTCTCTACTGAATTTATGATGGAGATCTAAGTCACTGTGCAGACTTATGAATCTTCCTTGCTGTCTGCTATTAGGTGAAACAACAGGTTAATACATTATCTTTTCACCTCTGCAGAACTGGTTTCCAAACTGACTTACACCATAACAGAACTAGCACACAATTTGGTGTATGTCTGGCAATGTCTATTAAgcagagggccagggccaggataGTAGCGGTGTTCAGGTCCAGAGAGACGTCTATTGGCaaaaggttgtttgtttttttactgttcCATTTCATACCACAAGAAGCAGTGCACAGACAGCTCCCCATAGGGGTAGTGGTATTACACTGCTAGAAGTTATACAATGCCCTAAAAAGACTGAGCAATCTGAAAATGACTGTCAATTCATGATTGTCCTTAAACCTTAAAATTAAAGATGATTTATTTCTCCTTACCTCTTGGAAAGACCAAAGAGGTTATTTACTTCATCCCATCTACTCTGTGGAAGTGACAAGTGTAACTCAG from Malaclemys terrapin pileata isolate rMalTer1 chromosome 16, rMalTer1.hap1, whole genome shotgun sequence carries:
- the MTMR3 gene encoding myotubularin-related protein 3 isoform X4, with protein sequence MDEETQHSLECIQANQIFPRKQLIREDENLQVPFLELHGESTEYVGRAEDAIIALSNYRLHIKFKESVVNVPLQLIESVECRDIFQLHLTCKDCKVIRCQFSTFEQCQEWLKRLNNAIRPPSKIEDLFSFAYHAWCMEVYASEKEQHGDLCRPGEHVTSRFKNEVERMGFDMNNAWRISNINEKYKLCGSYPQELIVPAWITDKELESVASFRSWKRIPAVVYRHQCNGAVISRCGQPEVSWWGWRNADDEHLVQSVAKACASDAKSKSSKLMNGNCSRDFSNGGDLSDVEFDSSISNASGAESLAIQPQKLLILDARSYAAAVANRAKGGGCECPEYYPNCEVVFMGMANIHSIRKSFQSLRLLCTQMPDPGNWLSALESTKWLQHLSVLLKSALLVVHAVDRDQRPVLVHCSDGWDRTPQIVALSKLLLDPYYRTIEGFQVLVEMEWLDFGHKFADRCGHGENSDDLNERCPVFLQWLDCVHQLQRQFPCSFEFNEAFLVKLVQHTYSCLFGTFLCNNAKERGEKHTQERTCSVWSLLRAANKAFKNLLYSSQSETVLYPVCHVRNLMLWSAVYLPCSSPSTPADDTCAPYPVPGSSPEDQSLGRLPKTRSFDNLTTACDSNVPTTNRRSSDPSLNEKWQEHRRSLELSSLGNPGDDPFDGDSLSKQGRALVGAELSVAAGVAEGQMENILQEATKEDVGLEELLRGTLETTGKEDEEEVILGKENRTENLDGYVDGLYEKTEMDTDSLINNPVSNPHPVSQGSSELKRQQEEPMDLSNSIQKLLQVKGLQTVPLQSTVNSDIQKNVEEGVSRLNIEAESPPLPITIQHEAKTSNMESSTETLTENGAKQELIQKGPHHGPRLMDNSAEELSQTTENRPEGENMIELHRLGTKVNRTSNSSNTHSSMPSPCALPLTECKDEIVCNGELETENKVTEKPAGFSITQKYPAANGHCVNGEDDRIKASLNWQVSTASCSSAQFHLRNLHHKWVPGHSGRQQTVSSPDQPTRSHLDDDGMPIYTDVIQQRLRQIETGHQQEVEILKKQVQELRSRLESQYLNSSLRFNGDYGDEVVTRWLPDHLAAHCYGCDSTFWLASRKHHCRNCGNVFCSSCCNQKVPVPSQQLFEPSRVCKSCYSSLHPSSSSLDLELDKPIAASSN
- the MTMR3 gene encoding myotubularin-related protein 3 isoform X3, with product MDEETQHSLECIQANQIFPRKQLIREDENLQVPFLELHGESTEYVGRAEDAIIALSNYRLHIKFKESVVNVPLQLIESVECRDIFQLHLTCKDCKVIRCQFSTFEQCQEWLKRLNNAIRPPSKIEDLFSFAYHAWCMEVYASEKEQHGDLCRPGEHVTSRFKNEVERMGFDMNNAWRISNINEKYKLCGSYPQELIVPAWITDKELESVASFRSWKRIPAVVYRHQCNGAVISRCGQPEVSWWGWRNADDEHLVQSVAKACASDAKSKSSKLMNGNCSRDFSNGGDLSDVEFDSSISNASGAESLAIQPQKLLILDARSYAAAVANRAKGGGCECPEYYPNCEVVFMGMANIHSIRKSFQSLRLLCTQMPDPGNWLSALESTKWLQHLSVLLKSALLVVHAVDRDQRPVLVHCSDGWDRTPQIVALSKLLLDPYYRTIEGFQVLVEMEWLDFGHKFADRCGHGENSDDLNERCPVFLQWLDCVHQLQRQFPCSFEFNEAFLVKLVQHTYSCLFGTFLCNNAKERGEKHTQERTCSVWSLLRAANKAFKNLLYSSQSETVLYPVCHVRNLMLWSAVYLPCSSPSTPADDTCAPYPVPGSSPEDQSLGRLPKTRSFDNLTTACDSNVPTTNRRSSDPSLNEKWQEHRRSLELSSLGNPGDDPFDGDSLSKQGRALVGAELSVAAGVAEGQMENILQEATKEDVGLEELLRGTLETTGKEDEEEVILGKENRTENLDGYVDGLYEKTEMDTDSLINNPVSNPHPVSQGSSELKRQQEEPMDLSNSIQKLLQVKGLQTVPLQSTVNSDIQKNVEEGVSRLNIEAESPPLPITIQHEAKTSNMESSTETLTENGAKQELIQKGPHHGPRLMDNSAEELSQTTENRPEGENMIELHRLGTKVNRTSNSSNTHSSMPSPCALPLTECKDEIVCNGELETENKVTEKPAGFSITQKYPAANGHCVNGEDDRIKASLNWQVSTASCSSAQFHLRNLHHKWVPGHSGRQQTVSSPDQPTRSHLDDDGMPIYTDVIQQRLRQIETGHQQEVEILKKQVQELRSRLESQYLNSSLRFNGDYGDEVVTRWLPDHLAAHCYGCDSTFWLASRKHHCRDIERVDQTWNCGNVFCSSCCNQKVPVPSQQLFEPSRVCKSCYSSLHPSSSSLDLELDKPIAASSN
- the MTMR3 gene encoding myotubularin-related protein 3 isoform X5 codes for the protein MDEETQHSLECIQANQIFPRKQLIREDENLQVPFLELHGESTEYVGRAEDAIIALSNYRLHIKFKESVVNVPLQLIESVECRDIFQLHLTCKDCKVIRCQFSTFEQCQEWLKRLNNAIRPPSKIEDLFSFAYHAWCMEVYASEKEQHGDLCRPGEHVTSRFKNEVERMGFDMNNAWRISNINEKYKLCGSYPQELIVPAWITDKELESVASFRSWKRIPAVVYRHQCNGAVISRCGQPEVSWWGWRNADDEHLVQSVAKACASDAKSKSSKLMNGNCSRDFSNGGDLSDVEFDSSISNASGAESLAIQPQKLLILDARSYAAAVANRAKGGGCECPEYYPNCEVVFMGMANIHSIRKSFQSLRLLCTQMPDPGNWLSALESTKWLQHLSVLLKSALLVVHAVDRDQRPVLVHCSDGWDRTPQIVALSKLLLDPYYRTIEGFQVLVEMEWLDFGHKFADRCGHGENSDDLNERCPVFLQWLDCVHQLQRQFPCSFEFNEAFLVKLVQHTYSCLFGTFLCNNAKERGEKHTQERTCSVWSLLRAANKAFKNLLYSSQSETVLYPVCHVRNLMLWSAVYLPCSSPSTPADDTCAPYPVPGSSPEDQSLGRLPKTRSFDNLTTACDSNVPTTNRRSSDPSLNEKWQEHRRSLELSSLGNPGDDPFDGDSLSKQGRALVGAELSVAAGVAEGQMENILQEATKEDVGLEELLRGTLETTGKEDEEEVILGKENRTENLDGYVDGLYEKTEMDTDSLINNPVSNPHPVSQGSSELKRQQEEPMDLSNSIQKLLQVKGLQTVPLQSTVNSDIQKNVEEGVSRLNIEAESPPLPITIQHEAKTSNMESSTETLTENGAKQELIQKGPHHGPRLMDNSAEELSQTTENRPEGENMIELHRLGTKVNRTSNSSNTHSSMPSPCALPLTECKDEIVCNGELETENKVTEKPAGFSITQKYPAANGHCVNGEDDRIKASLNWQVSTASCSSAQFHLRNLHHKWVPGHSGRQQTVSSPDQPTRSHLDDDGMPIYTDVIQQRLRQIETGHQQEVEILKKQVQELRSRLESQYLNSSLRFNGDYGDEVTSIPDSESNLDQNCLSRCSTEIFSEASWEQVDKQDTEVTRWLPDHLAAHCYGCDSTFWLASRKHHCRDIERVDQTCSF